A window from Deltaproteobacteria bacterium encodes these proteins:
- a CDS encoding DNA-binding protein — protein MSAEVMTIKELAKYLDLTEGTLYKKVSNNEIPYAKLGNLLRFPKWAIDQWISENTTKPPDALFDEFAKLQSRYHFKKWLESKGTDPNAMTDKQLLEQVKKAIADLSTPA, from the coding sequence ATGTCCGCTGAAGTCATGACCATCAAGGAATTGGCCAAATATCTGGATCTCACCGAAGGCACTCTGTACAAAAAGGTTTCCAACAACGAGATTCCATACGCCAAACTCGGAAACCTCCTGCGGTTCCCGAAATGGGCCATCGATCAATGGATCAGCGAGAACACCACCAAGCCGCCGGATGCCCTGTTTGACGAATTCGCCAAGCTTCAGTCTCGATATCACTTCAAGAAATGGCTCGAGTCAAAGGGCACCGATCCCAACGCAATGACCGATAAACAGCTTCTCGAACAGGTCAAGAAAGCAATCGCCGACCTCTCCACCCCGGCATGA